The sequence CACCTATCAGCGTCGGAAACAAATCATTAAAGATCATGAACTATACCAGAAAGGGTTAATGTATTTTCTGTCGAACGATCCGCGCGTACCCGATGATGTACAGGCCAAAATGAAGCAATGGGGGCTGGCCAAAGATGAATTTACGGAGAACGGCAACTGGCCGCGTCAGCTCTATATTCGGGAAGCCCGGCGTATGCTGGGCGAATTTGTGATGACTGAAGAAGATGTGCTGGCAAAAACCAGCGTTCCCGACCCGATTGGAATGGGGTCATACTCGCTGGATGCACACAATGCCCAGCGATACGTTAAAAAAGACGGCTATGTACAGAACGAAGGGGACATTGGCGTTCATCCCGACAAACCGTACTCGATAGCTTATGGCTCTATTTTACCGAAAGAAAATGAGTGCAAAAATGTGCTCGTTCCCGTTTGTGTATCCAGCTCACACATTGCCTTCGGTTCGATTCGGATGGAGCCGGTGTTTATGATTCTGGGACAATCGGCCGCAACAGCCGCAGTGCTGGCCATTGACAACAAGGTGTCTCCACAAAAACTACCCTACGAGAAACTTCAGGCTGTTTTGTTAAAAGATAAGCAACGATTGACGTTATAGACAATCCCAATTGTAGGGACAATATAGGATATAATCTGCCAGTGACCCTGTAATTGAGCTTATATACTTAAAACAATCAGGGCAATGCCGGGAAGGCGATTATTCCCGGCATTGCCCTGATTGTTTTCTAAAAATTAGTCTTCGTCTCAGACTATCTAAACCCGTATGGGGTTCAGATAGTCTGAGCAATCCAGGATTACCAAACTTTCGCCTGTTCAACCTCTGGTTTATATAATTTCTGCCCCGGCTTTACGTCAAATGCCCGGTAAAACGGCTCGAAGTTGGTCAGTGGCCCATTGACCCGAAATTTAGCGGGCGAATGCGGGTCCGTCGAGATACCGGCCCGCTCGGTTTCGTCCCGAACCTTAATGCGCCAGACCTGGGCAAAACCCAGAAAGAATCGTTGATCGGGTGTAAAACCGTCGATCTTGTCCGTACTTTTTCCCTGGTCCGTCAGCTTAAACGCCTGATATGCCAACGTAATACCACCCAGATCAGCCAGATTTTCACCCAGTGTTAGCTGACCGTTCAGGTGTAAATTGTCGAGTACAGTGTAGTTGCTATACTGATTGACAACCGTCTGAACTTTTGTTTTAAATCGCTCAGCATCCTGTTTGGTCCACCAGTCACGCAGGTTACCACTGGCATCGTACTGTCGCCCCTGATCGTCGAACAGATGCGTCATTTCGTGGCCGATTACCATTGCGATACCGCCATAATTGATGGCATCATCAGCGTCTTTATCGAAGAAAGGGAATTGTAAAATCCCGGCTGGAAAAACGACTTCGTTGTTGGTTGGATTCGCATAGGCGTTTACAGTCGGTGGTGTCATTCCCCATTCGGATCGATCGACAGGTTGGTTGATTTTAGCAAAATCTTCCTTGTAGGCATGTTTCCGCGCCCGCTGAACATTGCCATAATAATCATCACGCTTTACCTCCACATCAGAATAGTCTTTCCACTTGTCAGGATAGCCAATTTTCTTCACAAATTTATCCAGCTTCGTGAGGGCCACCTTTTTTGTTTCGGGGGCCATCCAGTCGAGTTTTTCAATGCGCTCCCGATAGACCTTTTGCAGATTGTCGACCAATGTCAACATTCGCTCTTTGGCTTCGGCCGGGAAATATTTTTTGACCCATAATTGTCCTAATGCTTCTCCCAGCGCCCCATCGGTACGGTCGGCAATACGCTTCCAGCGTTCGGGCAATTGAGGCTGACCATAGAGTGTTTTGCTGTTAAAGTCGAAGCTAGCCTGCTCAAACGCCTTGCTGAGAAGGCTGGCATTATGGTCTAACATATCAAAGACAAGGCGATCTTTCAGGAGACTGATAGGGGCTGTCGGCAGGGTTTTGTCCAGTGCCTGATAGTAGCCGGGTTGAGCTACCAGTACCGTGTCAATCCGCTCCAGACTCATTTTGTTAAGCAATGAGCGCCAGTTGAGATTAGGCATTTGTTTGGTTAGATCCGATACGGCGAATTTGTGATAGTTGGCCACCGGATCGCGCAGTTCAACCGGGGCTTTGTGCGACTTGGCGAGGGCCGTTTCGAATTCAAGAATAGCATCGGCTTTGGTTTTGGCCGATGCCGGATCAACGCCGACCATTGTAAAAAG comes from Spirosoma aureum and encodes:
- a CDS encoding M13 family metallopeptidase, with the translated sequence MTRTNRVLAVGLCMLVVTACQKKEKDETPARTSFFDKSGMDTTVLPGNDFFTYANGTWVKKTKIPDDQTGWGSFYLIYEENQKKTRSILEEAAKANAKSGSVEQKVGDFYASGMDTATINKLGYEPVKAELAKIAALTDYKQVLDYLATDETNRGGQFIGLYVGADDRQSSINRINFSQAGLSLPEKEYYTRTDEATKKVRAAFVAYVARLFTMVGVDPASAKTKADAILEFETALAKSHKAPVELRDPVANYHKFAVSDLTKQMPNLNWRSLLNKMSLERIDTVLVAQPGYYQALDKTLPTAPISLLKDRLVFDMLDHNASLLSKAFEQASFDFNSKTLYGQPQLPERWKRIADRTDGALGEALGQLWVKKYFPAEAKERMLTLVDNLQKVYRERIEKLDWMAPETKKVALTKLDKFVKKIGYPDKWKDYSDVEVKRDDYYGNVQRARKHAYKEDFAKINQPVDRSEWGMTPPTVNAYANPTNNEVVFPAGILQFPFFDKDADDAINYGGIAMVIGHEMTHLFDDQGRQYDASGNLRDWWTKQDAERFKTKVQTVVNQYSNYTVLDNLHLNGQLTLGENLADLGGITLAYQAFKLTDQGKSTDKIDGFTPDQRFFLGFAQVWRIKVRDETERAGISTDPHSPAKFRVNGPLTNFEPFYRAFDVKPGQKLYKPEVEQAKVW